Proteins encoded together in one Mercenaria mercenaria strain notata chromosome 18, MADL_Memer_1, whole genome shotgun sequence window:
- the LOC123537845 gene encoding chitin synthase chs-2-like produces the protein MKTIPVSASSIHGISFKQKPPVSVATPYGGRLVWTLPGGNKLIAHLKDKTFIRHRKRWSQVMYMYYFLGYELFNKGLKRKQLQKRAENTFLLALDGDVDFHPQAVLLLVDRMRKNPDVGAACGRIHPIGNGAMVWYQKFEYAVSHWLQKAAEDKFGCVLCSPGCFSLFRGSSLMDENVMARYTTPPTEPRHYVQYDQGEDRWLCTLMLQQGHRVEYCAASDALTYAPEGFYEFFNQRRRWTPSTMANIMDLLTDWKSVTKKNPEITLAYIFYQGLLMVSSILTPGTIFLMVLGAINLAYPAIELWVALIVNVIPVAVMILLCFKAKTDTQLLYAAILSTAYSLVMMIVIVGLLKQAAEFGLESITTVFLMFVAGVFVISALIHPQEFWCIIHGFLYFLAIPSMSMILMLYALGNLHVVSWGTRENKSAAEQQVEKKKEGRLSGVFSAFAGCCPWGEIFTQREDEKLRIILDRLEGVEAGIRGMSTIGSHRTDTDSLSVRAGTPIMMGYDEPKVPFSLDPIFSGQGNRTNPMFQEEKQRPRDRMRDPYWMKEDTEVRNLKTDYISADETQFWQELIGEYLKPIDADKNKEKEIQAQLIELRNKVCLIFILINSLFIIIVFSLQQVVAESDSLSIKLPWVEGDTVEKGQKIEPISVAFTLVFGVLLFVQFICMLMHRLATLLHICAATEIFKKKRQFKMPGAGAEEAGEASDTSPGTAMSYDQVYELVRDLQKDQDADSASLTSVSSYGGQSEIDDDEDSAIRRRETRERWKKLAKKRRTIHDNTLGANFKTNLDRIQSLIKEEDRFRDIDADQPDEDTNEREIEYFKNNGHFNRMRNKSLHTLAMMSKDKQMKESLSKKHIVPNKRFKDVVDKIKLLNPNRKMSDIVILAKKKEQDDFQALEDIDEATPVPQRHEIQVHQSENDEPDYTNIQEVNDKSDEVVDKPASPIERRRLSTDSEPEIEVKPELVIPKVENDEWPEEDHYAVAQESMDVLF, from the exons atgaaaaCCATTCCTGTTTCCGCAAG TTCCATTCATGGTATAAGCTTCAAACAGAAGCCCCCAGTTTCTGTAGCCACACCCTATGGTGGACGACTTGTTTGGACATTACCTGGTGGGAACAAACTTATAGCACATCTGAAAGACAAAACATTTATACGGCATCGAAAACGTTGGAGCCAG gtaatgtatatgtattactTCCTTGGATATGAACTTTTCAACAAGGGTTTAAAACGAAAACAGTTACAGAAAAGAGCGGAAAATACATTCCTACTCGCACTTGACGGAGATGTCGACTTTCATCCACAAGCTGTTCTCTTATTGGTTGACCGTATGCGGAAGAACCCCGATGTAGGCGCGGCTTGTGGAAGAATTCATCCAATAGGAAACG GGGCGATGGTATGGTATCAAAAGTTCGAGTATGCAGTCAGCCATTGGCTCCAGAAAGCTGCAGAAGACAAATTCGGCTGTGTGTTGTGTAGTCCTGGGTGTTTCAGTCTATTCAGAGGTTCTTCATTGATGGACGAAAACGTCATGGCAAGATATACTACCCCACCCACCGAACCAAGACATTATGTACAGTACGATCAAG GTGAAGACAGGTGGCTGTGCACGCTCATGTTACAACAAGGTCATAGAGTTGAGTATTGCGCTGCATCAGATGCCCTTACCTACGCCCCTGAAGGTTTTTACGAATTTTTCAATCAAAGGCGACGCTGGACACCATCTACCATGGCTAACATCATGGACCTTTTGACTGACTGGAAGAGCGTCACCAAAAAGAACCCTGAAATAACCCTGGCCTACATATTTTATCAG GGACTTTTGATGGTTTCCTCTATCCTCACACCTGGAACAATATTTCTGATGGTACTGGGCGCTATCAATTTAGCTTATCCAGCAATTGAACTGTGGGTGGCCCTCATTGTCAACGTTATACCTGTAGCAGTGATGATTTTGCTCTGCTTCAAAGCGAAGACGGATACACAA TTGTTATACGCGGCGATATTGTCTACAGCGTACAGTTTGGTCATGATGATAGTTATAGTGGGACTCCTCAAACAGGCGGCAGAGTTTGGACTAGAATCCATCACCACCGTTTTCCTCATGTTTGTAGCGGGCGTTTTTGTTATATCTGCATTAATACACCCACAG GAGTTTTGGTGCATAATTCACGGTTTCTTGTACTTTTTGGCAATCCCATCCATGTCAATGATATTGATGTTGTACGCTCTAGGAAATCTTCATGTCGTATCCTGGGGGACAAGAGAAAATAAATCAGCAG CCGAGCAGCAGGTAGAAAAGAAAAAGGAAGGCAGGTTGTCGGGTGTTTTCTCGGCGTTCGCTGGGTGTTGTCCTTGGGGAGAGATTTTCACGCAAAGAGAAGACGAGAAATTACGCATCATTCTGGACCGACTGGAAGGTGTAGAAGCTGGTATTAGAGGGATGAGCACCATCGGCAGCCACCGAACCGACACCGATTCTCTTAGTGTAAGAGCAGGTACCCCAATTATGATGGGTTACGACGAACCAAAGGTGCCATTCTCGCTGGATCCGATATTTTCTGGTCAAGGGAATAGaa CCAATCCGATGTTTCAAGAGGAGAAACAAAGACCACGTGACCGAATGCGCGACCCTTATTGGATGAAAGAGGATACAGAAGTGCGTAACTTGAAGACGGACTATATAAGTGCAGATGAGACACAGTTTTGGCAGGAATTAATCGGAGAGTACTTAAAACCTATCGATGcagataaaaacaaagaaaaagagaTTCAAGCGCAATTGATTGAGCTGAGGAACAAAGTCTGCTTGATATTCATCCTAATTAATTCACTTTTTATCATCATCGTCTTCAGTTTGCAGCAGGTCGTTGCTGAAA GCGACAGTCTGTCTATTAAATTACCCTGGGTGGAAGGAGACACGGTTGAAAAGGGACAAAAAATTGAGCCAATCAGCGTTGCTTTTACATTAGTGTTTGGTGTCCTACTGTTTGTCCAGTTTATATGCATGTTGATGCACAGGTTAGCTACACTTCTGCATATATGTGCAGCAACAGAAATCTTCAAGAAGAAACGTCAG TTCAAGATGCCTGGGGCGGGCGCGGAAGAAGCAGGGGAGGCCTCCGACACAAGTCCAGGTACGGCCATGTCGTATGATCAG GTGTATGAGCTTGTACGAGATTTGCAGAAAGATCAAGATGCCGATTCAGCTTCTCTCACCTCTGTATCTAGTTATGGAGGCCAAAGTGAGATTGACGATGACGAGGATTCAG CAATAAGGAGAAGAGAAACACGAGAAAGATGGAAAAAACTGGCCAAGAAAAGGCGTACAATTCATGATAATACACTTGGTGCAAACTTTAAAACAAACCTAGACAGGATACAGTCTTTGATAAAAGAAGAAGACAGATTTCGAGACATTGATGCTGATCAACCTGATGAG GACACAAATGAGAGAGAGAtcgaatatttcaaaaacaacgGTCACTTCAACAGAATGCGAAATAAATCCTTGCATACATTAGCTATGATGTCAAAAGACAAGCAGATGAAGGAGAGTCTATCTAAAAAGCACATCGTCCCAAATAAAAGATTTAAAGATGTTGTAGACAAAATCAAACTTTTGAATCCTAATAGAAAGATGTCTGACATTGTAATCCTGGCTAAGAAAAAAGAGCAAGATGATTTTCAGGCTCTTGAAGATATTGACGAAGCAACACCGGTTCCACAGAGGCACGAAATTCAAGTACATCAGTCAGAGAATGACGAACCTGACTATACAAACATACAGGAAGTTAATGACAAATCTGACGAGGTTGTAGATAAACCAGCTTCTCCCATAGAAAGGCGAAGGCTATCAACTGATAGTGAACCAGAAATAGAAGTGAAGCCAGAACTTGTTATTCCAAAAGTAGAAAATGACGAGTGGCCTGAAGAGGACCATTACGCGGTAGCTCAAGAATCGATGGACGTGCtcttttaa